CCGACCGAGGACATGATCCGGGCGCGTTTTTCGGCCGTTTCGGTCAGCTCCGAATGACCAGTCAGCACCCGGTCGCGCCGGCGGTCGTTCTCACTGACCGTCTTGAACGGCGCGCGCGTGGTCGGGTGCACGTCGAACCCGACCCGGGTCAGGACCGTCATGACGAGTTCGTCTTCGCTTTCGACCTCGGGTTCGTCGGGCATTGGCTCCGTGTCGCGAACGTCCTCGGCCCCCTCCAAGACCGCCACCGGCGAGGTCAGCGGCTCGTCGAAGAGATCTTCGAGTTCGGCTGCGACCTCGACGGACGCGTCCATGCCGTCCTCGTACTTCGAGACGGTCCGTCGGGAGACGCCGAGTTCGTTGGCGAGTTTTCCGAGGCTCATCTCTTCGTCTCTGCGTGCGTCGGCCAAGACGTCACTGTCGATGTTGACGTAGAGGCCGCCGGGTGCGGCGTAGATCAGCGGCGGGACTTCCTCGACGAACAGATCCATCGCCGTATCCGGGCTCAACACGGGCACGCCGTGCCGGAAGTACACCACGCCGGGCTTGAGTTCCTCGTCACGCGTCCGGAGCCCGATCACCATCGGGGTCGCCTCCAGATACTCCCCGAGGCGTCGCATCTCCGCGCCCGTCTGGGCGTCGAAGGCGTCGATATTACCGAGGATCTTCACCAGAACGGTGTCCTTCCCACGGCGGGCCGCGATGTCGAAACTCTTCGGTCGGATCGCACACCGGTCGCTGACGAGGAAGCCCGCGTCCTCGAGCATGGCTGTGACGTTACTGACCAGTGCCGATCGTGACATAGGTATCGCTACCTAAAGGTATGGAGATCGTTCTATAAATGCGTTGTGCCGTCCGATATACCGCCTTCTGTCGATTCGGCTAACCCGGGCGAACTGTTGTTTCAAATATGTATCGGTTCGATCCCTGTCGAAACCCGTTAGTCGCCCGCCCGGATAGGACCCGCTGTGACGGTCATCGGGATCGACGACACGGACTCCCGACAGCGCGGGATGTGCACGACGTATCTCGCCGCACGGGTCGCCGATCGGCTGGCCAGTGACTGGCCTGTCAAGCGGCGCCTCCTCGTGCGTCTCAACCCGGCCGTCGAGCACAAAACCCGCGGGAACGCCGCGCTGGCGATTCACACGTCGGCCCCACCTGCCGCCGCGCTGGAGGCCGTCGAAACCGACCTCGATCTCGTGGCGAGTGCCGATCCGCGGACGAATCCCGGCGTCGTCGTCACACCGGACGATCCGGACGCGGTCCCCGAAAGGGTCGTCGAATTTTCTCGCGGGGCCGTCCGAAGCCATCACACGATAGCGGACGCTCGCGAACAGATCGGCGACTACGGGTACGAGACTCGCGAGGGTGGCAACGGGCGTGGCCTGATCGGCGCCCTCGCTGCCGTCGGTGCCTGGCAGGCCCACGATGAGTGGACCGACGAGTGTATCTCCTACCGCGAACCGGCCCGTCGCGGCACGCCCCGAGACGTCGACGCCGAGTCGGTCTTTGGGGCCGCCGACCGGGCCTATCCCGACGCCTGGGACACCGTCGATCGCGTCGAGGGCGACCTCGTTTGTGTCCCCCACACCCCCGGGCCGATCCTCCATGGCATCCGTGGTGACGATCGCGCTGTCGTCGAGGACGTCGCCGAGTCGATCGAGAGCGAGCCAGTCGAACGCCGCTCGCTGTTCGTGACGAATCAGGGAACCGACGCCCACCTGCAAGCAGGGAGCCTCGGGACGGTAACAGACGGGCGCGCCTATCGCGTGACGGGCACCGTCGAGACGGCCCCGGAAACGCGGGAAGGCGGGCACGTCTTTCTCGAAGTCGCGGGCGATGACAGCAGTGAGCAACTCCAGTGTGCGGCCTTCGAGCCGACCAAGCGCTTCCGGGACCG
The sequence above is drawn from the Halorhabdus sp. CBA1104 genome and encodes:
- a CDS encoding transcriptional regulator, encoding MSRSALVSNVTAMLEDAGFLVSDRCAIRPKSFDIAARRGKDTVLVKILGNIDAFDAQTGAEMRRLGEYLEATPMVIGLRTRDEELKPGVVYFRHGVPVLSPDTAMDLFVEEVPPLIYAAPGGLYVNIDSDVLADARRDEEMSLGKLANELGVSRRTVSKYEDGMDASVEVAAELEDLFDEPLTSPVAVLEGAEDVRDTEPMPDEPEVESEDELVMTVLTRVGFDVHPTTRAPFKTVSENDRRRDRVLTGHSELTETAEKRARIMSSVGRVTETRAVYVVDRATREAVDGTALLEEAELEDIEDADELRDLIRERGEEPA
- a CDS encoding tRNA(Ile)(2)-agmatinylcytidine synthase, coding for MTVIGIDDTDSRQRGMCTTYLAARVADRLASDWPVKRRLLVRLNPAVEHKTRGNAALAIHTSAPPAAALEAVETDLDLVASADPRTNPGVVVTPDDPDAVPERVVEFSRGAVRSHHTIADAREQIGDYGYETREGGNGRGLIGALAAVGAWQAHDEWTDECISYREPARRGTPRDVDAESVFGAADRAYPDAWDTVDRVEGDLVCVPHTPGPILHGIRGDDRAVVEDVAESIESEPVERRSLFVTNQGTDAHLQAGSLGTVTDGRAYRVTGTVETAPETREGGHVFLEVAGDDSSEQLQCAAFEPTKRFRDRVRNLRVGDRITACGEVADGTLKLEKFAVRDLEKTELVTPTCPSCGRSMESAGRDQGYRCRDCTTSRDGKTERRLDRDLEVGWYEVPPVARRHIAKPLVRGGFDAPTHPER